From Candidatus Latescibacter sp., one genomic window encodes:
- a CDS encoding two-component regulator propeller domain-containing protein: MRLRPFFGAIPALAICIAFLATVSQAYVGGNWITYTTKNSGLASDDVRAIGMDSNGIMWFGTANGLSRFDGKTWTTYKTANKLAHNTVNTIMYEFGPYGDEIWVGTEGGVSVISSKPDAVTIATPYTTTNTKYPGMISDKIYSAAVDTQHVRWFGTDKGLMSFNGAKWKSYTASDTTAQKLADNHVNAIAYETTKNGPEIWIGTNNGISVMNTKIDAVSFATPYTTKNTKYPGMISDTILAAAVDTKNVKWFGTDKGVTSFDGSKFKSYTTLDFLSDNHITSIAVDKKNMIYFGTVSGGVCRFDGVSSASPLDTNWSDIASNNIRAVAVGKYGALWFATDQGVTRYIPEGSSVNETAAFPIALSIRGVFPNPFNPSTTIVFSLPRTGQATLAIYNLSGQKIRELVSGAITAGNHSMQWNGRDDKGKIVSSGVYITRLRMGAMTASQSMLLLK; the protein is encoded by the coding sequence ATGAGGTTACGGCCTTTTTTTGGGGCAATACCTGCTTTGGCGATCTGCATCGCTTTCCTCGCAACTGTTTCACAAGCGTATGTTGGTGGAAACTGGATAACATATACCACGAAAAACAGCGGTCTGGCCAGTGATGATGTGCGCGCTATCGGTATGGACAGCAATGGAATAATGTGGTTCGGCACCGCTAACGGTCTTTCAAGATTCGATGGAAAAACATGGACGACATATAAAACCGCAAATAAACTGGCTCATAATACAGTAAATACCATCATGTATGAATTCGGTCCTTATGGCGATGAAATATGGGTCGGAACCGAAGGGGGAGTATCTGTGATAAGTTCCAAACCCGATGCGGTCACCATCGCAACGCCCTATACCACGACCAATACAAAGTATCCCGGCATGATTTCGGATAAAATTTATTCCGCCGCTGTGGATACTCAGCATGTACGCTGGTTCGGCACCGATAAGGGATTGATGAGTTTCAACGGCGCCAAATGGAAATCTTATACCGCTTCCGATACCACTGCTCAGAAACTTGCTGACAACCATGTCAATGCCATCGCCTACGAAACCACTAAGAACGGCCCCGAAATCTGGATAGGGACCAATAACGGCATCTCGGTTATGAATACCAAAATTGATGCGGTCTCCTTCGCCACTCCCTATACAACAAAGAATACCAAGTATCCCGGAATGATTTCCGATACGATACTGGCCGCCGCGGTGGACACCAAAAATGTCAAGTGGTTCGGCACCGATAAAGGTGTTACCAGTTTTGACGGAAGCAAATTCAAATCTTATACCACACTGGATTTCCTCTCTGATAACCACATTACTTCAATTGCAGTTGATAAAAAAAACATGATCTATTTCGGTACTGTCAGCGGCGGAGTTTGCCGTTTTGACGGCGTCTCCAGCGCCTCACCTTTGGATACCAACTGGAGCGATATCGCTTCCAACAACATCCGTGCAGTCGCGGTGGGCAAATATGGCGCACTTTGGTTCGCCACCGACCAGGGTGTCACCCGATACATACCGGAAGGGAGCTCGGTGAATGAAACCGCAGCGTTCCCTATTGCTCTCTCCATTCGCGGAGTTTTCCCCAACCCGTTTAATCCGTCAACTACGATCGTATTTTCCCTTCCCCGAACCGGACAGGCTACTCTTGCCATTTATAATCTTTCCGGCCAGAAAATCCGTGAGCTTGTTTCAGGCGCCATAACCGCCGGGAATCATTCGATGCAGTGGAACGGCAGGGATGATAAAGGCAAGATAGTGTCTTCGGGAGTGTATATCACACGGCTTCGCATGGGGGCAATGACCGCTTCCCAGAGCATGCTTCTTCTCAAATAG